From the genome of Nakamurella flavida, one region includes:
- a CDS encoding sugar ABC transporter ATP-binding protein has translation MRDISISFPGVKALQDVAFRLFPGEVHSLMGENGAGKSTLIKALTGVYTIDSGTISVAGRDVAFSGPAQAQAAGIATVYQEVNLVTNLTVAENIMLGREPRRFGLIDWRAMRKRARQVLTSLNLDIDPGSLLASHSIAVQQLVAIARAVDINASVLVLDEPTSSLDAREVAELFAIIRSVRDSGVAVLFVSHFLDQIYEISDRITVLRNGELVGEYPVAELPRISLISKMIGKDFAALEELEAGTKRDARDRVEGGAFLAADGVGRTGSVQPFDVEIHPGEVFGLAGLLGSGRTEVARLLYGADRNDTGSLTIGGQPVKLKSPRVALDQKIAFASENRKSEGLIGDLTVRANIVLAMQSARGWLRQIPRRQQDELADKYIKALDIRPANPDALVRNLSGGNQQKVLLARWLITEPKLLILDEPTRGIDVGAKAQIQKLVATLSDDGMAVVYISAEMEEVLRLSHRIGVMRDRVKIADIVNQGVTVNDIMELIARTGEAAASPDTSGAPDQHAGTPSGPTAQVKA, from the coding sequence ATGCGCGACATCAGCATCTCGTTCCCGGGCGTCAAGGCGCTGCAGGACGTCGCGTTCCGGCTGTTCCCCGGCGAGGTCCACTCGCTGATGGGGGAGAACGGCGCCGGGAAGTCGACCCTGATCAAGGCGCTGACCGGCGTCTACACCATCGACTCGGGCACCATCTCGGTCGCGGGCCGGGACGTCGCGTTCAGCGGACCCGCCCAGGCCCAGGCCGCCGGGATCGCGACGGTCTACCAGGAGGTCAACCTGGTCACCAATCTCACCGTCGCCGAGAACATCATGCTCGGCCGCGAGCCGCGGAGGTTCGGCCTCATCGACTGGCGGGCGATGCGCAAGCGGGCCCGTCAGGTCCTCACCTCGCTGAACCTGGACATCGACCCGGGCTCGCTGCTCGCCTCGCACTCCATCGCCGTCCAGCAGCTGGTGGCGATCGCCCGGGCGGTCGACATCAACGCCTCCGTGCTGGTTCTCGACGAGCCCACCTCGTCGCTGGACGCCCGCGAGGTCGCCGAACTCTTCGCGATCATCCGGAGCGTCCGCGACAGCGGGGTGGCCGTGCTCTTCGTCAGCCACTTCCTGGACCAGATCTACGAGATCTCCGACCGGATCACGGTGCTGCGCAACGGCGAGCTCGTCGGCGAGTACCCCGTGGCCGAGCTCCCCCGCATCTCGCTGATCTCCAAGATGATCGGCAAGGACTTCGCCGCCCTGGAGGAGCTCGAGGCGGGCACCAAGCGCGATGCCCGGGACCGCGTCGAGGGCGGTGCCTTCCTGGCCGCGGACGGCGTCGGGCGCACCGGCTCGGTGCAGCCGTTCGACGTGGAGATCCACCCCGGTGAGGTGTTCGGCCTGGCCGGTCTTCTGGGTTCCGGTCGCACCGAGGTGGCCCGGCTGCTCTACGGCGCCGACCGGAACGACACCGGCTCGCTCACCATCGGCGGTCAGCCGGTGAAGCTGAAGAGCCCGCGGGTCGCGCTGGACCAGAAGATCGCCTTCGCCTCGGAGAACCGGAAGTCCGAGGGCCTGATCGGTGACCTCACCGTCCGGGCCAACATCGTGCTGGCCATGCAGTCCGCCCGCGGCTGGCTCCGCCAGATCCCCCGGCGGCAGCAGGACGAGCTCGCCGACAAGTACATCAAGGCCCTGGACATCCGCCCCGCCAACCCCGATGCCCTCGTCCGCAACCTGTCCGGCGGCAACCAGCAGAAGGTGCTGCTGGCCCGGTGGCTGATCACCGAGCCCAAGCTGCTCATCCTGGACGAGCCGACCCGCGGCATCGACGTCGGCGCCAAGGCCCAGATCCAGAAGCTCGTCGCGACCCTCTCCGACGACGGCATGGCCGTCGTCTACATCTCCGCGGAGATGGAGGAGGTGCTGCGCCTGTCCCACCGCATCGGCGTCATGCGTGACCGCGTCAAGATCGCCGACATCGTCAACCAGGGAGTCACCGTCAACGACATCATGGAGCTGATCGCCCGGACCGGGGAGGCGGCAGCGTCGCCGGACACCTCCGGCGCCCCCGATCAGCACGCGGGTACCCCGTCCGGACCCACCGCGCAGGTGAAGGCATGA
- a CDS encoding ABC transporter substrate-binding protein, whose translation MFKKNFAIAAAAAAAAVVLAACGGGSTAATGTTSAAATSAASSAASSAASSAASSSAGSTAAASSAAGSGAAELPPVDPAVLDGAVVGFAQVGSESGWRSANTDNIKAAAEANGVDLQFTSAEGDQAKQIASIKTFITQGVDVIAFSPVVETGWDAVLQEAKAADIPVILTDRAVDSDPSLYKTFIGSDFIAEGEKAATWAKTEFADADNVNVVVLEGTTGSAPANDRATGWENVLGSDPKFKTLASQTGDFTRDGGKKVMEGFLASNPDIDLVYAHNDDMGLGAIEAIKAAGKVPGKDIKIVTIDAVKAGMEALAAGEINYIVECSPLLGDQLFQATSAVLKGEEIPARIVTIEGEFDQAQAEAALPTRQY comes from the coding sequence GTGTTCAAGAAGAACTTCGCGATCGCTGCGGCTGCAGCGGCGGCGGCCGTCGTCCTCGCCGCCTGTGGCGGCGGCAGCACCGCCGCGACCGGCACCACCTCGGCCGCAGCCACCTCCGCCGCCTCGTCCGCGGCCTCGTCGGCGGCGTCCTCCGCCGCCTCGTCGTCCGCCGGTTCCACCGCCGCGGCCTCCTCCGCGGCCGGCAGCGGCGCGGCGGAACTCCCGCCCGTCGACCCGGCCGTGCTCGACGGTGCCGTCGTCGGCTTCGCCCAGGTGGGCTCGGAGTCCGGCTGGCGCAGCGCCAACACCGACAACATCAAGGCCGCGGCCGAGGCCAACGGCGTCGACCTGCAGTTCACCTCCGCCGAGGGCGACCAGGCCAAGCAGATCGCCTCGATCAAGACCTTCATCACCCAGGGCGTCGACGTCATCGCCTTCTCCCCCGTGGTCGAGACCGGCTGGGACGCCGTCCTGCAGGAGGCCAAGGCCGCCGACATCCCGGTCATCCTGACCGACCGCGCGGTCGACTCGGACCCGAGCCTGTACAAGACCTTCATCGGTTCCGACTTCATCGCCGAGGGCGAGAAGGCCGCGACCTGGGCCAAGACCGAGTTCGCCGACGCCGACAACGTCAACGTCGTCGTCCTGGAGGGCACCACCGGTTCCGCCCCGGCCAACGACCGCGCCACCGGCTGGGAGAACGTCCTGGGCTCGGACCCCAAGTTCAAGACCCTGGCCTCGCAGACGGGCGATTTCACCCGTGACGGCGGCAAGAAGGTCATGGAGGGCTTCCTGGCCAGCAACCCGGACATCGACCTGGTCTATGCGCACAACGACGACATGGGCCTGGGCGCCATCGAGGCCATCAAGGCCGCCGGCAAGGTCCCCGGCAAGGACATCAAGATCGTCACCATCGACGCCGTCAAGGCCGGCATGGAAGCCCTCGCGGCCGGCGAGATCAACTACATCGTCGAGTGTTCCCCGCTGCTGGGCGACCAGCTGTTCCAGGCCACCAGCGCCGTCCTGAAGGGCGAGGAGATCCCCGCCCGCATCGTCACCATCGAGGGCGAGTTCGACCAGGCGCAGGCCGAGGCCGCGCTGCCGACCCGCCAGTACTGA